Proteins found in one Bremerella volcania genomic segment:
- a CDS encoding hybrid sensor histidine kinase/response regulator: MAAKPKILCLCDSNNDSSVVEELRQDFEVTEVNNPLRVIAKLRNDPYSGLFITTSHQEVASRISNLLENEHILDGMPDGVAMLDRENTIQWVNSCLQRWANRGDLVGQNFYAALNSPEILGPDYCPFHTAMTTGQASGSTLRTEDNRYFHVHAAPVLVPNSPPNNLIVTVRDVTDEVIQRQKLDAIHRAGMELADLTTEEIFNMEVSERIELLKSNILHYTKDLLSFDVIEIRLLDQRTGELVPLLSVGIDKEAAERELYAQSTNNGVTGFVASTGKSYLCEDTSKDPLYLEGFKGAKSSLTVPLLLHDQVIGSFNVESPEPRAFTNSDLQFLEIFCRDLAVALNTLELLVAQQANTAQASVEAIHSAVALPIDEILNDAVNVMQRYIGHDEEVVEKLKNIIQNSRDIKRVIQRVGEKMTPAKAVPASAKQEQRPLLKSARVLVADADESVRSAAHALLDRYGCDVETAHDGAEALCMVRAGLHSTGYDVIISDVHLPDMSGHQLMVKLGGIISPVPMILMTGFGYDPGHSIVKARQAGLLPNAVLYKPFRLDQLVETVERVMTAFASTPSP; this comes from the coding sequence TTGGCGGCGAAACCCAAAATCCTGTGCCTGTGCGATTCGAACAACGATTCCAGTGTTGTTGAGGAACTTCGCCAGGATTTTGAAGTCACGGAAGTGAACAATCCACTTCGCGTGATCGCCAAACTTCGAAATGACCCTTACAGCGGATTGTTCATCACAACCTCACATCAAGAGGTTGCCAGCCGCATCAGCAATCTGCTCGAGAATGAGCACATTCTGGATGGCATGCCCGATGGTGTCGCCATGCTCGACCGGGAAAACACCATTCAATGGGTGAATTCCTGTTTGCAGCGTTGGGCCAATCGAGGTGACTTGGTTGGCCAGAATTTCTACGCGGCACTGAATAGTCCTGAAATTCTGGGCCCCGACTACTGTCCATTTCACACGGCCATGACCACCGGCCAGGCTAGCGGGTCGACGCTTCGCACCGAAGACAATCGTTACTTCCATGTGCACGCGGCCCCGGTACTTGTCCCCAACAGTCCGCCGAATAACCTCATCGTTACCGTCCGAGACGTTACCGATGAAGTCATTCAGCGACAAAAACTCGATGCCATCCACCGGGCTGGGATGGAATTGGCTGATCTGACGACCGAAGAAATCTTCAACATGGAGGTTTCCGAACGGATCGAGCTGCTCAAAAGCAACATCCTGCACTACACCAAGGATTTGCTGAGCTTTGACGTCATCGAGATTCGCCTTCTAGACCAACGCACCGGAGAACTCGTTCCTCTCCTATCGGTCGGGATCGACAAAGAAGCGGCCGAGCGGGAACTGTACGCTCAAAGTACCAACAACGGTGTGACCGGCTTCGTTGCCTCGACCGGCAAGAGCTACCTTTGCGAAGACACCAGCAAAGATCCGCTTTACCTGGAAGGCTTCAAAGGCGCGAAAAGCTCTTTGACGGTGCCGCTTTTGCTACACGATCAAGTGATTGGATCGTTCAACGTCGAAAGCCCCGAGCCGCGGGCCTTCACCAACAGCGACCTGCAGTTTCTCGAGATCTTCTGTCGCGACTTAGCGGTTGCGTTGAATACGCTCGAACTTCTGGTTGCTCAACAAGCCAATACAGCTCAAGCCAGCGTTGAAGCAATTCACAGCGCGGTCGCTTTGCCCATTGACGAAATCCTGAATGATGCCGTGAACGTAATGCAGCGTTACATCGGCCACGATGAAGAAGTCGTCGAAAAACTGAAGAATATCATTCAGAACAGCCGCGATATTAAACGCGTCATTCAGCGTGTGGGCGAAAAGATGACGCCTGCCAAGGCTGTTCCCGCCTCCGCAAAGCAAGAACAGCGCCCACTGCTCAAATCGGCTCGTGTACTGGTAGCCGATGCTGACGAATCCGTTCGTAGTGCGGCTCATGCCTTGCTGGATCGTTACGGCTGTGACGTGGAAACTGCCCACGACGGGGCCGAAGCGCTTTGCATGGTCCGCGCAGGCCTGCATTCCACGGGATACGATGTCATCATCAGCGATGTTCACCTGCCAGACATGTCCGGCCATCAATTGATGGTCAAACTGGGCGGCATCATCTCCCCCGTACCCATGATTCTGATGACTGGCTTTGGTTACGATCCGGGGCACTCGATCGTTAAGGCCCGCCAGGCAGGTCTCCTCCCCAATGCGGTTCTCTACAAGCCATTCCGACTTGATCAACTGGTCGAAACGGTCGAACGAGTCATGACCGCGTTCGCCAGCACCCCGTCGCCGTAG
- a CDS encoding metallophosphoesterase, with product MYALIAVLMLIAGIGHLAIWTRLHCMIHSLPYKQWLIDLGEYTCYLMSVLIPSVFLIWWMQQPLNPQVSPNETVQYSTIYYVWFIYVTVSVVAFIAASLLWLLYQRDAQIASAYFSERLLASFDFSDLAPQLLTSTSTQVASLLPGNEILRLEVDRKEVFLPRLPQELDGFTITHLSDLHLKGHMAEDFYRKVVDQANDLQSEMIVIAGDIFDRTKCFAWSRTLAQLSAECGVYFILGNHEVRTHDVAGCRKTLVDEGFIDLGGRHMSLMIRNYLVVLAGNELPWHIPAADMNSIDESQFDQRPLKILLSHTPDQIGWARSFDFDLMLAGHNHGGQIRLPGIGPVVSPSWYGTRYAGGVFFFDPTLLHVSRGISGTSPLRWNCPPEITQLVLRQGDQT from the coding sequence ATGTATGCGTTAATAGCGGTGTTGATGTTGATTGCAGGCATCGGGCACCTGGCGATTTGGACTCGTCTACACTGCATGATCCACAGCCTGCCGTACAAGCAGTGGCTGATCGACCTGGGTGAATATACCTGCTATCTCATGTCGGTCCTGATTCCGTCGGTCTTCCTGATATGGTGGATGCAACAGCCTCTCAATCCCCAGGTTTCCCCTAACGAAACGGTTCAATACTCGACGATCTACTACGTCTGGTTCATCTATGTTACCGTCAGCGTCGTCGCATTCATCGCGGCGAGTCTGCTATGGCTGCTTTACCAGCGCGATGCACAAATCGCCTCGGCTTACTTCAGCGAGCGACTTCTAGCCTCGTTTGATTTCTCTGACCTGGCCCCGCAGCTACTTACCTCGACAAGCACGCAAGTCGCTAGCCTACTTCCCGGTAACGAGATCTTGCGATTGGAAGTCGATCGAAAAGAAGTCTTTCTCCCCAGACTTCCCCAAGAGCTCGACGGCTTTACCATCACGCATCTATCCGACCTGCATCTCAAAGGACATATGGCGGAAGACTTTTACCGCAAGGTAGTCGATCAGGCCAACGACCTGCAGAGCGAGATGATTGTTATCGCAGGGGACATCTTCGATCGCACCAAGTGCTTCGCATGGAGCCGAACGCTCGCCCAGTTGTCTGCCGAGTGTGGGGTCTACTTCATCCTGGGCAATCACGAAGTACGTACTCACGACGTGGCCGGTTGCCGGAAGACGCTCGTTGACGAAGGTTTCATTGACCTGGGTGGACGGCACATGTCGTTGATGATTCGAAACTACCTGGTCGTGCTAGCAGGGAATGAACTTCCCTGGCATATCCCTGCCGCGGACATGAACTCGATCGACGAGTCGCAGTTCGACCAACGTCCGTTGAAGATCCTCTTGTCTCATACGCCAGACCAGATTGGCTGGGCGCGATCTTTCGACTTCGATCTGATGCTGGCCGGGCACAATCACGGTGGACAGATTCGATTACCCGGCATTGGTCCGGTGGTCAGTCCAAGCTGGTATGGAACTCGCTACGCAGGCGGCGTCTTCTTTTTTGATCCCACCTTGCTGCACGTTAGCCGCGGCATTAGCGGTACGAGCCCCCTTCGCTGGAATTGTCCGCCGGAAATCACCCAACTCGTCTTGAGGCAAGGCGATCAAACGTAA
- a CDS encoding vWA domain-containing protein, with translation MTGFFINTLGPLGWTLLAIVPPAIIALYFLKLRRQPLEVPSTFLWSRTIEDLHVNSLWQKMRQSLLLFLQLLFVLLLILAVLRPGMEGEQKLLGDRFVFLIDNSASMGSKDAESGRTRLEEAKRRVQEMIDQMDSGDVGMVVTFSDRASVAQQFTDNQRVLSAKVAAIQPSEHTTNIMEALRVASGLANPGQSAFEEGDVQVADAKPATAYILSDGRFQTITDFSFGNLQPIYIPLGDEVSSNVGILAFSTQRNPEKEGELQVFCRIVRFGPEPTEVTANLYFNNELLDVARIRLDNEDGTGGAQFDLGSLDVGKLRLEIEHEDVFPADNVAYAAINPPERAQVLVVTEGNNYLRFSLGTDQIRRIADVTLVTPDYLTGEDYPKEAASGRYDVIIYDDCAPETMPESNTVFFGRKPPVEGWAFQQAQVLPQVIDVAQSHPVMSFVNLGNVSIYKASPLEAPPGSTVLIESDQGALMTIAPRKSFEDVVLGFSFLTSEDDKTFFNTEWTKRLSFPVFVKNLVEYLGGVRQGQGEFSIRPGENYAFRSSGFAKEVHIKPPSGRTRTIAPTADNLFSFGETDQLGTYEVREGDAKDVSRYFSVNIFDAQESEIQPKPEIETQWETIEGESAWLPMRREYWKWLVAIALLILLLEWYIYNRRVYV, from the coding sequence ATGACCGGTTTCTTCATCAACACACTGGGGCCACTGGGCTGGACGCTTCTGGCGATCGTGCCCCCGGCGATCATCGCGCTCTACTTTCTGAAACTGCGGCGGCAACCGCTGGAGGTCCCCAGCACCTTCCTGTGGAGTCGCACGATCGAAGATCTCCACGTGAATAGCCTGTGGCAGAAGATGCGGCAGAGCCTGCTCCTCTTTTTGCAGCTCTTATTCGTATTGCTGCTTATCTTGGCCGTTCTGCGTCCAGGAATGGAGGGGGAGCAGAAGCTCTTGGGGGATCGGTTTGTCTTTCTGATCGATAACTCGGCAAGCATGGGATCGAAGGATGCAGAGTCCGGCCGCACGCGACTAGAAGAAGCCAAACGTCGCGTCCAGGAAATGATCGATCAGATGGATAGCGGTGACGTGGGGATGGTCGTGACTTTTTCCGACCGAGCCAGCGTCGCTCAGCAGTTTACCGACAACCAACGGGTGCTGTCGGCCAAGGTCGCTGCAATCCAGCCAAGTGAGCATACGACGAATATCATGGAAGCCTTAAGAGTCGCTTCCGGCCTGGCAAATCCCGGTCAATCGGCATTTGAAGAAGGGGATGTGCAGGTTGCCGACGCGAAACCAGCGACGGCATACATCCTGAGTGACGGGCGATTCCAAACGATTACCGACTTTTCGTTTGGCAATCTGCAACCAATTTACATCCCGCTTGGGGACGAAGTCTCTTCGAACGTTGGCATCCTGGCCTTCAGTACCCAGCGGAATCCTGAAAAGGAGGGCGAGCTTCAGGTGTTTTGCCGGATTGTTCGCTTCGGTCCTGAACCAACTGAAGTGACGGCGAACCTTTACTTTAATAACGAGCTGCTGGATGTTGCGCGGATTCGCTTGGACAACGAAGATGGCACCGGCGGGGCTCAGTTTGACCTGGGAAGTCTCGACGTCGGAAAGCTACGTCTTGAAATCGAACATGAAGACGTGTTCCCCGCGGACAATGTTGCCTATGCGGCGATCAATCCACCGGAACGTGCCCAGGTGCTGGTGGTTACCGAAGGGAACAACTACTTGCGGTTCTCGTTAGGCACCGATCAAATTCGGCGTATTGCGGACGTGACGCTCGTGACGCCTGATTATTTGACCGGGGAAGACTATCCGAAGGAAGCTGCCAGCGGACGGTACGATGTCATCATCTACGATGACTGTGCCCCAGAGACGATGCCGGAATCGAATACGGTCTTCTTTGGGAGGAAGCCGCCCGTCGAAGGTTGGGCTTTCCAGCAGGCTCAGGTCTTGCCGCAAGTCATTGATGTGGCCCAAAGCCATCCGGTGATGAGCTTCGTCAATTTGGGGAACGTCTCGATCTACAAGGCCTCTCCACTCGAGGCACCACCAGGCAGCACCGTCCTCATTGAATCAGATCAAGGGGCGCTGATGACGATCGCGCCGCGAAAGAGCTTTGAAGACGTGGTGCTAGGGTTTTCGTTCCTGACGTCGGAAGACGACAAGACGTTCTTCAATACGGAATGGACCAAGCGGCTAAGTTTTCCTGTGTTCGTAAAGAATTTAGTCGAGTATTTGGGGGGCGTGCGGCAAGGGCAGGGGGAATTCAGTATTCGACCCGGCGAAAATTACGCTTTCCGATCGAGTGGTTTCGCCAAGGAGGTTCATATCAAGCCGCCGTCGGGCCGTACGCGAACGATTGCGCCGACCGCCGATAATTTATTTAGCTTTGGCGAGACCGACCAACTCGGGACGTATGAAGTTCGCGAAGGAGATGCGAAGGATGTGTCCCGGTACTTCTCGGTGAACATCTTTGACGCGCAAGAGAGTGAGATTCAACCTAAGCCGGAAATCGAAACGCAGTGGGAAACCATCGAAGGGGAATCGGCCTGGTTGCCAATGCGGCGCGAGTACTGGAAGTGGCTCGTGGCAATCGCGCTGCTGATCCTGCTGCTGGAATGGTATATCTACAATCGCCGCGTTTACGTTTGA
- a CDS encoding DUF58 domain-containing protein, with amino-acid sequence MAKTKIESDLLSPELLAQLERMELVSRKVFRGRMKGERRSKRKGTSVEFADFRPYVAGDDLRFIDWNMYARLDRLFLKMFLEEEDLHFYTLIDASTSMDFGTPSKLTYAKQLAAALGFVGLCRTDRVRIETLGTPMRRPGPVLRGRHSVWRMLDYLNGIEPGENVPLLEGAKNFCLRNSGKGILVLVTDLMDKSGYEPALRFLSTQQMDVYVIQTLAPVELNPAEQIKGDLKLVDCEDGDIAEITVSRPLLDRYKRTLDAFVDGARTFCAKRGMAYMLANTDVSVSHLVSNYMRQRGLLR; translated from the coding sequence ATGGCGAAGACGAAAATTGAATCCGACCTCCTTTCTCCGGAACTGCTGGCCCAGTTGGAACGCATGGAACTGGTCAGTCGCAAAGTATTCCGGGGGCGGATGAAGGGAGAGCGTCGTAGTAAACGTAAAGGTACGAGCGTCGAGTTCGCCGATTTCCGGCCTTATGTTGCTGGAGACGACTTGCGTTTCATCGACTGGAACATGTACGCACGACTGGACCGGCTGTTTTTGAAGATGTTCCTGGAAGAGGAAGATCTCCATTTTTACACGCTTATCGATGCCAGCACGTCGATGGACTTCGGTACGCCAAGCAAACTGACGTACGCAAAACAGTTGGCCGCAGCGCTCGGATTTGTTGGTTTGTGTCGAACCGATCGTGTCCGCATCGAAACGCTTGGAACTCCCATGCGAAGGCCGGGACCAGTCTTGCGTGGTCGCCATAGCGTTTGGCGGATGCTTGACTATTTGAACGGCATCGAGCCGGGTGAAAACGTGCCCCTTCTGGAAGGTGCGAAGAACTTCTGTTTGCGGAACAGCGGCAAGGGAATCCTGGTTCTTGTTACCGATCTGATGGACAAGAGCGGCTATGAGCCAGCTCTGCGGTTTCTTTCCACCCAGCAAATGGATGTGTACGTCATCCAAACCCTCGCACCTGTGGAATTGAATCCCGCCGAGCAAATCAAAGGGGATTTGAAACTGGTCGACTGCGAAGATGGCGACATCGCCGAGATTACCGTAAGTCGTCCCCTATTGGATCGCTACAAGCGAACGCTCGATGCGTTTGTCGATGGGGCACGGACCTTCTGTGCTAAGCGCGGGATGGCCTATATGTTGGCCAACACGGACGTCTCGGTGAGCCACCTCGTTTCCAATTACATGCGGCAACGGGGGCTCTTGCGATGA
- a CDS encoding AAA family ATPase — protein MSVAESMQQQADEFRSRYLAVKEQIQKVIVGHEDIVHGVLTCLFVGGHCLLEGVPGLGKTLLIRTLSQALDLNFSRIQYTPDLMPADILGTNMVMETPDGRRIFEFQKGPIFTQICLADEINRATPKTQSAMLETMQEGCVTVGGHRYVLDKPFFVLATQNPIEQEGTYPLPEAQLDRFMFKLVVGYSSADDLGTIIDRTTKGTRVEAEKVMEGAEIMKWQQVIREVILAKHVQDYIVRLTLATHPEGPLALPITNQYLRWGSSPRGAQTLALTAKVRALLDGRYNVSYEDVRRVYLPAMRHRVILNFEAQAEGLDTDHVLLELLEKVPEKADDAVLASVAR, from the coding sequence ATGAGTGTCGCTGAATCGATGCAGCAGCAAGCTGACGAATTTCGCAGTCGCTACCTGGCCGTCAAAGAGCAAATCCAGAAGGTGATCGTCGGGCACGAAGATATCGTCCATGGCGTTTTGACGTGTTTGTTTGTTGGTGGGCACTGCTTACTGGAAGGCGTTCCTGGGCTGGGTAAGACGCTGCTTATTCGCACGCTTTCGCAAGCGTTGGATCTGAACTTCAGCCGTATCCAATACACGCCTGACCTGATGCCGGCAGATATTCTGGGCACGAACATGGTGATGGAAACGCCTGACGGTCGACGTATTTTCGAGTTCCAGAAAGGCCCGATCTTCACCCAGATCTGTCTGGCGGACGAAATCAACCGGGCTACGCCGAAGACCCAGTCGGCCATGCTCGAAACAATGCAGGAAGGATGCGTGACCGTGGGTGGTCATCGCTATGTCCTGGATAAACCTTTTTTCGTGCTGGCCACCCAGAACCCGATTGAACAGGAAGGTACCTATCCACTGCCGGAAGCTCAGTTGGACCGTTTCATGTTCAAGTTGGTTGTGGGCTATTCCTCGGCTGATGACCTGGGCACTATCATCGATCGCACCACCAAGGGGACCAGGGTGGAAGCAGAGAAGGTGATGGAAGGGGCCGAAATCATGAAGTGGCAACAAGTCATCCGCGAGGTGATTCTGGCCAAGCACGTTCAGGATTACATCGTTCGTTTGACGTTGGCGACCCATCCGGAAGGACCGCTGGCGCTGCCGATCACCAACCAGTACTTACGTTGGGGCTCGAGTCCACGTGGTGCCCAGACGTTGGCTTTGACCGCCAAGGTGCGTGCCTTGCTGGATGGCCGATATAACGTGAGCTACGAAGACGTTCGCCGCGTTTACCTGCCGGCCATGCGTCATCGCGTGATTCTCAATTTCGAGGCCCAGGCCGAAGGGCTCGACACGGACCATGTCTTGCTCGAACTGTTAGAGAAGGTGCCTGAGAAAGCGGATGACGCAGTCTTAGCGTCCGTCGCCAGGTAG
- a CDS encoding VWA domain-containing protein, producing the protein MFGVDVAFNKPWFLLLLAGLPLLWFFSFRSISGLGRVRRFFALGLRSLVYLLLVFCLAEMQLRHSSDRVTVIYVLDQSESIPREKRAAMVQYVVKDVAEHRQAARGDRAGVVVFGREAAIEVPPYDDNLPIQQGRLEAMMQVRTDATNLEGALKLAQASFSEDTAKRVVIVTDGNETYGDATNIARQLAESGIGIDVVPVELSSRAEVAVEKISLPSDIRKGQPVQVNVVLNNMTEASDDDDGKVSGKIVVVRKHGKREDVLIEQPMELEPGKKVLTFEHTIDQSDFYTYEARFVPDDRLDDSMPQNNLASAFAHVRGEGSVLLIEDWENPGEFDFLISRLRANNIEVEVMPSNGLFTSLAELQRFDCVILGDVPRASGAGAGDVSSFSDQQIEMLVRNTQQMGCGLLMIGGPRAFGAGGWSNTEIEKSMPVDFNIKDAKVVPVGALVMMMHASELAQGNYWQKVVAREALKALGPQDYCGLIHWSGNDQWMWGAPDGLIPVGPNRNQMLARLNRMTPGDMPQFDPAMKMSLAGFNAIQAKGANVAIKHMIVISDGDPSPPNPATVMGYVNANIKITTVAIGTHGPAGSTPLRQLAAQTGGKYYAVTDPKALPRIYQREARRIAQPLIKDHPGMVPITYPHEVLEGIDGFPSFDGYVMTTVKDNALVDVGMVAPVPAEHPENATVMATWTYGVGRTGVLTTDAGKRWANSWTSWEGYDKFFTQFVRYAMRPTDNQGNFTVASEVKDGKVRVVVTATDEKDEYLNFLKLSGTAVDPEMESKDFQLEQVASGRYVGEFPADKSGSYFLSILPGPGEAPIRTGANVPYSAEFRQQRLNSALVDSLAALKPEGGEVGQVIDGDFAIGRVEELLDVDTFRHNLPKAISSQHIWPILLVLCGLVFFEDVFVRRVTLGTEWIKHSYQWAHARIFGAPEKEDEEDRMERLRMIKERATADYDERKTSARFEVGLDQPSGTSAVDEELSAKTPATSGPPKKAKKMEDSSPDDDSYTSRLLKAKKQARKRPGGNLDDNDSS; encoded by the coding sequence ATGTTTGGCGTCGATGTTGCGTTCAACAAGCCGTGGTTTTTGCTGCTGCTGGCGGGGTTGCCGCTCTTGTGGTTTTTTAGCTTTCGCAGCATCTCCGGGCTTGGTCGCGTGCGGAGATTCTTCGCGTTGGGGCTGCGTTCGTTGGTGTACTTGCTGCTGGTCTTTTGCCTGGCCGAGATGCAGTTGCGGCATTCGAGCGATCGCGTAACGGTCATCTACGTGCTCGATCAATCGGAAAGCATCCCTCGCGAGAAGCGTGCTGCCATGGTGCAGTATGTGGTGAAGGATGTGGCGGAGCACCGCCAAGCCGCACGCGGAGATCGAGCTGGCGTTGTGGTATTCGGGCGCGAAGCCGCGATCGAAGTTCCTCCCTACGACGATAACTTGCCGATCCAGCAAGGACGCCTGGAAGCGATGATGCAGGTTCGTACCGATGCGACGAACCTGGAGGGCGCGTTGAAACTCGCCCAGGCATCATTCTCGGAAGATACTGCCAAACGCGTGGTGATTGTCACCGACGGGAACGAAACGTACGGCGACGCCACCAACATTGCCCGTCAACTTGCCGAAAGTGGCATTGGCATCGACGTGGTCCCGGTTGAGCTTTCTAGTCGGGCCGAAGTCGCGGTCGAAAAGATATCCTTGCCCAGCGATATCCGCAAAGGTCAACCGGTGCAAGTCAATGTTGTGTTGAACAACATGACCGAGGCATCTGACGACGACGACGGCAAAGTGAGCGGCAAAATTGTTGTCGTCCGAAAACACGGGAAGCGGGAAGATGTGCTCATTGAGCAGCCGATGGAACTCGAACCTGGCAAGAAGGTGCTGACCTTCGAGCATACGATCGACCAAAGCGACTTCTACACGTACGAAGCCCGCTTTGTTCCTGATGATCGACTGGATGACTCGATGCCGCAGAACAACCTGGCTTCGGCCTTCGCGCATGTCCGCGGCGAAGGATCGGTGCTGCTGATCGAAGATTGGGAGAACCCTGGTGAGTTCGACTTCTTGATCTCTCGGCTCAGGGCGAACAACATCGAAGTCGAGGTGATGCCCAGCAATGGGCTTTTCACTTCGCTTGCCGAACTGCAGCGTTTTGACTGCGTCATCCTGGGGGACGTTCCCCGGGCCAGCGGAGCCGGGGCAGGCGATGTTTCGAGCTTTAGTGATCAGCAGATCGAGATGCTCGTGCGCAATACGCAGCAGATGGGTTGCGGACTGTTGATGATCGGCGGCCCCAGAGCTTTCGGTGCTGGGGGTTGGTCGAATACCGAGATCGAGAAATCGATGCCGGTCGACTTCAACATCAAAGATGCCAAGGTCGTGCCGGTGGGGGCCTTGGTGATGATGATGCACGCATCCGAACTCGCCCAGGGTAATTACTGGCAGAAAGTCGTTGCCCGCGAAGCCCTCAAGGCGTTAGGGCCGCAAGACTATTGCGGCCTGATTCATTGGAGCGGCAACGATCAATGGATGTGGGGCGCCCCTGACGGGCTGATCCCGGTCGGACCCAACCGCAACCAGATGTTGGCCCGGCTTAACCGAATGACTCCTGGCGACATGCCGCAGTTCGACCCGGCGATGAAAATGTCGCTGGCAGGCTTCAATGCCATCCAAGCGAAAGGGGCGAACGTCGCGATCAAGCACATGATCGTGATCAGCGATGGTGACCCTTCGCCACCCAATCCTGCCACCGTGATGGGATACGTCAACGCCAACATCAAGATCACCACGGTCGCCATCGGAACGCATGGCCCGGCCGGTAGTACGCCACTGCGTCAATTGGCGGCCCAAACCGGCGGCAAGTATTACGCCGTGACCGATCCGAAGGCTCTGCCGAGGATCTATCAACGCGAGGCCCGGCGAATTGCCCAACCATTGATCAAAGACCATCCCGGAATGGTTCCCATTACTTATCCGCATGAAGTATTGGAAGGGATCGACGGCTTTCCATCCTTCGACGGTTATGTGATGACGACCGTCAAAGACAACGCCCTGGTCGATGTTGGAATGGTCGCGCCGGTTCCGGCCGAGCATCCCGAAAATGCCACCGTCATGGCCACGTGGACCTACGGGGTCGGCAGGACTGGCGTGCTAACGACTGACGCCGGCAAACGCTGGGCGAATAGTTGGACCTCTTGGGAAGGCTACGACAAGTTCTTCACTCAGTTCGTTCGCTATGCCATGCGGCCGACCGACAATCAAGGAAACTTTACCGTTGCCAGTGAGGTAAAGGATGGTAAGGTGCGTGTGGTGGTTACTGCCACCGACGAGAAAGACGAGTACCTCAACTTCCTGAAGCTTTCTGGTACGGCCGTCGACCCGGAAATGGAGTCGAAGGACTTCCAGTTAGAGCAGGTCGCATCGGGGCGTTACGTCGGAGAGTTTCCTGCCGACAAGTCTGGCAGCTATTTTCTGTCGATCTTGCCTGGCCCAGGCGAAGCACCGATTCGTACCGGGGCGAATGTCCCCTATTCGGCTGAGTTTCGTCAGCAGCGTTTGAATTCAGCCCTGGTCGATAGCCTTGCCGCATTGAAGCCAGAAGGGGGCGAAGTGGGTCAGGTAATCGATGGTGACTTCGCCATTGGTCGCGTGGAAGAACTTCTGGATGTCGATACCTTCCGGCACAATCTTCCCAAAGCAATCAGTAGTCAGCACATCTGGCCGATCCTCCTCGTCCTGTGCGGACTCGTCTTCTTCGAGGACGTCTTTGTTCGCCGTGTTACCCTGGGGACGGAGTGGATCAAGCACAGCTACCAATGGGCCCATGCTCGAATCTTTGGAGCTCCGGAGAAAGAAGACGAAGAAGATCGCATGGAACGCCTGCGGATGATCAAGGAACGAGCGACCGCCGACTATGACGAGCGTAAGACATCGGCGCGGTTTGAAGTGGGGCTGGATCAGCCCAGCGGAACGTCCGCGGTCGACGAGGAACTCTCTGCCAAAACGCCTGCCACGAGCGGGCCCCCCAAGAAGGCAAAGAAGATGGAAGATTCGTCCCCCGATGACGACTCGTACACTTCGCGTTTGCTGAAAGCGAAGAAACAGGCACGCAAACGCCCTGGCGGAAATCTGGATGATAATGATTCATCGTAG
- a CDS encoding DUF3592 domain-containing protein: MESVPPRKSHYRKLGPWSTILAGALLAGVGLIGLVFPLNSASQGAESDVWPTVMGTVTVSQVESSGPKDDRSYYPEVKYQYDVEGKSYTSDRINFDLAGTRSSIRQEMTDVVDQYPAGADVKVFYDPSDPSQSCLEPGVKLGTGFLLGIACVGFGGLVILSGLVTWIRG; encoded by the coding sequence ATGGAATCTGTGCCCCCAAGAAAAAGCCACTATCGAAAACTAGGCCCCTGGAGCACGATTCTGGCTGGGGCCCTTTTGGCGGGTGTTGGGTTGATAGGGCTTGTGTTCCCGCTAAATTCAGCCAGTCAGGGAGCTGAGAGCGACGTCTGGCCGACGGTCATGGGGACCGTTACGGTCTCTCAGGTCGAATCGAGCGGGCCAAAAGACGATCGGTCGTATTATCCAGAAGTGAAGTACCAGTATGATGTGGAAGGAAAGTCGTACACCTCGGATCGAATCAACTTCGATCTGGCCGGTACCCGTTCCTCCATTCGGCAAGAGATGACAGACGTCGTCGACCAGTACCCTGCAGGCGCTGATGTTAAGGTCTTTTACGATCCTTCCGATCCAAGCCAAAGCTGCCTAGAACCCGGTGTAAAATTGGGAACCGGCTTTCTTCTGGGGATCGCTTGTGTTGGTTTTGGGGGCCTGGTGATCTTGAGTGGTTTGGTCACGTGGATACGGGGTTGA
- a CDS encoding DUF6572 domain-containing protein, producing MALTKTHIIDAVGICKQTGCVVLSLMDEEDWGNEAEHVKLLQDKLTNYLRFIETGDMQKAYPKAQGRTARIEIRGRYHPSEAGWRFLDETADRIRSKGIEIQTSYD from the coding sequence TTGGCACTCACCAAGACCCACATCATCGATGCCGTTGGCATCTGCAAGCAGACCGGCTGCGTCGTTTTATCTTTGATGGACGAAGAGGACTGGGGCAACGAAGCGGAGCATGTGAAGCTTCTGCAGGATAAACTCACCAACTATCTACGGTTTATTGAAACGGGTGATATGCAGAAAGCGTATCCCAAGGCCCAGGGGCGAACGGCCCGCATCGAAATCCGCGGGCGTTATCATCCTTCCGAAGCAGGCTGGCGGTTTTTAGATGAAACAGCCGATCGCATAAGATCCAAAGGGATCGAGATTCAAACCAGCTACGACTGA